In Puntigrus tetrazona isolate hp1 chromosome 24, ASM1883169v1, whole genome shotgun sequence, a genomic segment contains:
- the rps6ka3b gene encoding ribosomal protein S6 kinase alpha-3 isoform X1: MSNLVFGKYLAWMLETNSLDWTRLRRLHRHTIDLPAGLQEATERFETLSGLDGDPAPHGRMLAALREPRLTRCQTDLGWNRMEDSLASLPHRSPCDSEEEVSVKEISITHHVKEGSEKADPQQFELRKVLGQGSFGKVFLVKKTTGPDAGQLYAMKVLKKATLKVRDRVRTKMERDILVEVNHPFIVKLHYAFQTEGKLYLILDFLRGGDLFTRLSKEVMFTEEDVKFYLAELALALDHLHGLGIIYRDLKPENILLDEEGHIKLTDFGLSKESIDHENKAYSFCGTVEYMAPEVVNRRGHTYSADWWSYGVLMFEMLTGALPFQGKDRKETMTMILKAKLGMPQFLSSEAQSLLRSLFKRNPSNRLGAGPDGVEEIKRHPFYATIDWNKLFRREIHPPFKPASGRPDDTFYFDPEFTAKTPKDSPGVPPSANANQLFRGFSFVAISSEEESQPLQSNSVSSIVQQLHRNVSQFNDAYEVKEDIGVGSYSICRRCVQKSTGMEYAVKIINKAKRDPTDEVEILLRYGQHPNIITLKDVYDDGRSVYLVTELLKGGELLDKILRQKFFSEREASAVLYTITKTVEYLHTQGVVHRDLKPSNILYVDESGNPESIRICDFGFAKQLRAENGLLMTPCYTANFVAPEVLKKQGYDAACDIWSLGVLLYTMLTGFTPFANGPEDTPEEILARIGSGKFSLTGGYWSSVSLEAKDLVSKMLHVDPHQRLTAAQVLKHPWIFHRDQLPKYQLNRQDAPHLVKGAMAATYSALNRNVPPMLEPVGCSILAQRRGVKKLTSTAL, translated from the exons ATCTTGTTTTTGGGAAATACTTAGCTTGGATGCTAGAGACAAACTCTCTAGACTGGACTAGACTAAGACGGCTACACCGTCATACCATAGACTTGCCCGCGGGGCTTCAGGAAGCGACAGAAAGGTTTGAAACGCTGTCAGGGCTGGACGGAGATCCAGCACCTCATGGCAGGATGCTGGCTGCTCTGAGAGAGCCCAGGCTGACACGATGCCAGACTGATTTGGGCTGGAACAGGATGGAGGATTCGCTGGCCTCACTTCCACATCGCTCTCCATGCGACTCTGAG GAAGAAGTGTCTGTTAAAGAAATCAGCATCACACATCATGTTAAAGAGGGCTCAGAGAAGGCCGACCCGCAACAGTTTGAGCTCCGGAAGGTGCTTGGACAGGGCTCCTTCGGAAAG GTGTTTTTGGTGAAGAAGACAACAGGCCCAGATGCAGGACAACTGTACGCAATGAAAGTGTTGAAAAAAGCCACTCTTAAAG TACGGGATCGGGTCAGGACTAAAATGGAACGAGACATCCTGGTGGAGGTTAATCATCCCTTTATTGTCAAGCTACACTATG CATTCCAGACTGAAGGAAAGCTTTATCTGATTCTGGACTTTTTAAGAGGAGGTGATCTCTTTACTCGACTGTCAAAAGAG GTGATGTTCACAGAGGAGGATGTAAAGTTTTATCTGGCTGAACTGGCTTTAGCTCTGGACCATCTGCATGGACTAGGCATCATCTACAGAGATCTAAAACCAGAGAA CATTCTCTTGGATGAGGAAGGCCACATAAAGCTGACAG ATTTTGGACTCAGTAAAGAGTCGATCGATCACGAAAATAAAGCATACTCTTTCTGCGGGACAGTAGAGTATATGGCTCCAGAGGTGGTGAACAGAAGAGGGCACACTTATAGCGCTGACTGGTGGTCTTACGGTGTACTCATG TTTGAAATGCTGACTGGAGCGCTGCCTTTCCAAGGCAAGGACCGCAAGGAGACCATGACTATGATTCTAAA GGCGAAGCTTGGAATGCCTCAGTTTCTGAGTTCAGAAGCTCAGAGTCTCCTCAGGAGCCTTTTCAAACGAAACCCTTCCAATAGATTAG GTGCTGGTCCAGATGGAGTTGAAGAGATAAAGAGACACCCATTTTATGCTACTATTGACTGGAAT AAATTATTTAGAAGAGAGATTCACCCTCCCTTCAAACCAGCCTCTGGCAGACCAGACGACACGTTCTACTTTGACCCAGAATTTACAGCAAAAACTCCCAAAG ACTCTCCAGGTGTACCCCCTAGTGCCAATGCCAATCAACTCTTCAGAGGTTTCAGTTTTGTGGCCATCAGCTCAGAAGAAGAGTCTCAACCCCTGCAGAGCAACAGCGTGAGCTCTATAGTTCAG CAGCTCCACAGGAACGTGTCTCAGTTCAATGACGCATATGAGGTGAAGGAGGATATCGGAGTTGGCTCATATTCCATCTGCAGACGCTGCGTACAGAAAAGCACAGGCATGGAGTATGCAGTAAAG aTAATCAATAAAGCTAAACGGGATCCAACGGACGAGGTGGAAATTCTGTTACGCTATGGACAGCATCCAAATATAATCACCTTGAAAGAC GTGTACGATGATGGGCGTTCGGTGTATCTGGTGACAGAACTGCTGAAGGGAGGCGAACTTCTGGATAAGATCCTCAGACAGAAGTTCTTCTCGGAGCGGGAGGCCAGCGCTGTACTGTACACCATCACAAAGACTGTGGAGTACCTGCACACTCAGGGG GTGGTTCATAGGGATCTGAAGCCCAGTAACATCCTTTATGTTGATGAATCTGGGAATCCAGAATCCATCCGGATCTGTGACTTTGGCTTTGCCAAGCAACTGAGAGCGGAAAACGGACTGCTGATGACGCCCTGTTACACTGCCAACTTTGTGGCCCCAGAG GTGCTGAAGAAACAAGGTTATGATGCTGCCTGTGATATCTGGAGTTTAGGTGTCCTTCTGTACACAATGCTAACTGG ttttacTCCATTTGCCAATGGCCCAGAGGACACGCCAGAGGAGATTCTAGCTCGAATCGGCAGTGGGAAGTTTTCTCTCACAGGCGGATACTGGAGCTCCGTTTCACTTGAGGCAAAG GACTTGGTGTCTAAGATGTTACATGTGGACCCCCATCAAAGACTAACAGCTGCACAGGTGTTGAAACATCCCTGGATCTTTCACAGAGACCAGCTCCCCAAATACCAGCTAAATAGACAGGACGCCCCCCATCTGGTTAAG GGGGCGATGGCTGCTACATACTCTGCCTTGAACAGGAACGTTCCTCCCATGCTGGAGCCCGTGGGCTGTTCTATTCTCGCTCAGCGCAGAGGAGTGAAAAAATTGACCTCCACTGCTTTATGA